The Phacochoerus africanus isolate WHEZ1 chromosome 3, ROS_Pafr_v1, whole genome shotgun sequence genome window below encodes:
- the STAR gene encoding steroidogenic acute regulatory protein, mitochondrial isoform X1 → MLLATFKLCAGSSYRHVRNMKGLRHQAVLALGQELNRRALGGPTSGSWINQVRRRSSLLGSQLEDTLYSDQDLAYIQQGEEAMQRALDILSNQEGWKKESRQANGDEVLSKVIPDVGKVFRLEVVVDQPMERLYEELVERMEAMGEWNPSVKKIKQILQKIGKDTVITHELAAEAAGNLVGPRDFVSVRCTKRRGSVCVLAGMATDFGEMPEQKGVIRAEHGPTCMVLHPLAGSPSKTKLTWLLSIDLKGWLPKTIINQVLSQTQVDFANHLRKRLESHPALEARC, encoded by the exons ATGCTCCTAGCGACGTTTAAGCTGTGTGCTGGGAGCTCCTACAGACATGTGCGCAACATGAAGG gCCTGAGGCACCAGGCGGTGCTGGCCCTTGGACAGGAGCTGAACCGGAGGGCCCTGGGGGGCCCAACCTCAGGGTCATGGATTAACCAGGTTCGACGTCGGAGCTCTCTTCTTG GTTCTCAGCTGGAAGACACTCTCTACAGTGACCAAGATCTGGCCTATAtccagcagggagaggaggccaTGCAGAGGGCGCTGGACATCCTCAGCAACCAGGAGGGCTGGAAGAAGGAGAGCCGGCAG GCGAATGGGGACGAGGTGCTGAGTAAAGTGATCCCAGACGTGGGTAAGGTGTTCCggctggaggtggtggtggacCAGCCCATGGAGAGGCTTTATGAAGAGCTTGTGGAGCGCATGGAGGCCATGGGCGAGTGGAACCCCAGTGTCAAGAAGATCAAG CAGATCCTGCAGAAGATTGGAAAAGACACAGTCATCACCCATGAGTTGGCTGCAGAGGCGGCAGGCAACCTCGTGGGGCCCCGAGACTTTGTGAGTGTGCGCTGTACCAAGCGCCGGGGTTCCGTGTGTGTGCTGGCTGGCATGGCCACAGACTTCGGAGAGATGCCTGAGCAGAAGGGGGTCATCAG AGCTGAGCACGGCCCCACCTGCATGGTGCTCCACCCTCTGGCTGGAAGTCCCTCAAAGACCAAACTCACCTGGCTGCTCAGCATTGACCTCAAG GGATGGCTGCCGAAGACCATTATAAACCAGGTCCTATCACAGACCCAGGTGGACTTTGCCAATCACCTGCGAAAGCGCCTGGAGTCCCACCCTGCTCTGGAAGCCAGGTGTTAA
- the STAR gene encoding steroidogenic acute regulatory protein, mitochondrial isoform X2 yields MLLATFKLCAGSSYRHVRNMKGLRHQAVLALGQELNRRALGGPTSGSWINQVRRRSSLLGSQLEDTLYSDQDLAYIQQGEEAMQRALDILSNQEGWKKESRQANGDEVLSKVIPDVGKVFRLEVVVDQPMERLYEELVERMEAMGEWNPSVKKIKILQKIGKDTVITHELAAEAAGNLVGPRDFVSVRCTKRRGSVCVLAGMATDFGEMPEQKGVIRAEHGPTCMVLHPLAGSPSKTKLTWLLSIDLKGWLPKTIINQVLSQTQVDFANHLRKRLESHPALEARC; encoded by the exons ATGCTCCTAGCGACGTTTAAGCTGTGTGCTGGGAGCTCCTACAGACATGTGCGCAACATGAAGG gCCTGAGGCACCAGGCGGTGCTGGCCCTTGGACAGGAGCTGAACCGGAGGGCCCTGGGGGGCCCAACCTCAGGGTCATGGATTAACCAGGTTCGACGTCGGAGCTCTCTTCTTG GTTCTCAGCTGGAAGACACTCTCTACAGTGACCAAGATCTGGCCTATAtccagcagggagaggaggccaTGCAGAGGGCGCTGGACATCCTCAGCAACCAGGAGGGCTGGAAGAAGGAGAGCCGGCAG GCGAATGGGGACGAGGTGCTGAGTAAAGTGATCCCAGACGTGGGTAAGGTGTTCCggctggaggtggtggtggacCAGCCCATGGAGAGGCTTTATGAAGAGCTTGTGGAGCGCATGGAGGCCATGGGCGAGTGGAACCCCAGTGTCAAGAAGATCAAG ATCCTGCAGAAGATTGGAAAAGACACAGTCATCACCCATGAGTTGGCTGCAGAGGCGGCAGGCAACCTCGTGGGGCCCCGAGACTTTGTGAGTGTGCGCTGTACCAAGCGCCGGGGTTCCGTGTGTGTGCTGGCTGGCATGGCCACAGACTTCGGAGAGATGCCTGAGCAGAAGGGGGTCATCAG AGCTGAGCACGGCCCCACCTGCATGGTGCTCCACCCTCTGGCTGGAAGTCCCTCAAAGACCAAACTCACCTGGCTGCTCAGCATTGACCTCAAG GGATGGCTGCCGAAGACCATTATAAACCAGGTCCTATCACAGACCCAGGTGGACTTTGCCAATCACCTGCGAAAGCGCCTGGAGTCCCACCCTGCTCTGGAAGCCAGGTGTTAA